The following proteins come from a genomic window of Natronosalvus vescus:
- a CDS encoding class I SAM-dependent methyltransferase — MDVPCVRVAPKHGEAVRSRLADADVVADEFDITVEERWLYIPIRDVEEATDALEGSAAETEGKVIAYDVVDYAAPPRKTQTMPADILGWEPSYERLGETALLEEDDDERAREIARAIADSDLPLETVLNKASKIKGETRVRDWDVLAGEGTTVVHREYGCTFELDLAEVYFSPRLATERHRVAQQVTTGERAFDMFAGVGPFVIPFAKRGAECVGVDVNETAIEYLRINAERNGVEDRVTAICADVRSVAPEYGNWADRIVMNLPHSADEFLESAVTIAGDDCLVHYYDIQHEDDPFGPGERTIREAAEPAYEVSVETRRVVRSYAPHELNVCLDVRLER; from the coding sequence ATGGACGTGCCGTGTGTCCGCGTCGCGCCCAAACACGGGGAGGCTGTTCGAAGTCGCCTCGCCGACGCGGACGTCGTCGCCGACGAGTTTGACATCACCGTCGAGGAGAGGTGGCTCTATATCCCGATCCGTGACGTCGAGGAAGCCACAGACGCACTCGAGGGATCGGCTGCCGAGACCGAGGGGAAGGTCATCGCGTACGATGTCGTCGACTACGCAGCACCGCCGCGAAAGACACAGACCATGCCGGCTGACATCCTCGGCTGGGAACCCTCCTACGAACGCCTGGGCGAGACAGCCCTCCTCGAGGAGGACGACGACGAACGGGCCCGCGAGATCGCTCGCGCAATCGCCGACTCGGATCTGCCGCTCGAGACGGTGTTGAACAAGGCCTCGAAGATCAAAGGCGAGACGCGCGTCCGCGACTGGGACGTCCTCGCCGGTGAGGGGACGACTGTCGTCCACCGTGAGTACGGCTGTACGTTCGAACTCGACCTCGCCGAGGTGTACTTCTCACCGCGCCTCGCGACGGAGCGCCATCGGGTCGCCCAGCAGGTGACGACGGGCGAGCGAGCGTTCGACATGTTCGCAGGCGTCGGCCCGTTCGTGATCCCGTTCGCCAAACGTGGGGCCGAGTGTGTGGGCGTCGACGTAAACGAGACGGCGATCGAGTACCTCCGAATCAACGCCGAACGAAACGGCGTCGAGGATCGCGTGACGGCGATCTGTGCGGACGTGCGGTCGGTCGCACCCGAGTACGGCAACTGGGCCGACCGGATCGTGATGAACCTGCCGCACAGTGCCGACGAGTTCCTCGAGTCCGCGGTCACGATCGCCGGCGACGACTGCCTCGTCCACTACTACGACATCCAGCACGAGGACGATCCCTTCGGGCCAGGCGAGCGAACGATTCGGGAGGCCGCCGAACCAGCCTACGAGGTGTCCGTCGAGACCCGCCGCGTCGTCCGGTCGTACGCTCCACACGAACTCAACGTCTGTCTGGACGTCCGCCTCGAACGTTGA
- a CDS encoding trypsin-like peptidase domain-containing protein, producing the protein MDGSNHDDPKSPSRRALLGGMGVGFGMALAGCATPTSREIDDDGDANDQSRAVDTEAEDRIDALEAELAAVTAENDALKQQVSDLENDLERSRQRLEAANLWGFDQATIEALQQIADEWKESVVVIDAITDDGLWSVGTGWVYDDGVIATNAHVVEPQRLPDDHSITRYHVWDYEGNRSTGDLLGYTYGGDEIFDDREDIGFLEVAGSITAGRRMKYGISRELGPDEPLVQIGHPYSLEFWTAAGGPFIAHEEPFFTSNIPGQPGVSGAPVLDLDGDVIGMTWGGRYTRRQHRQIGDAPQSGDRNVLTAFEKAVNGAHSYMRRIHTAADTLV; encoded by the coding sequence ATGGACGGCTCGAACCATGACGATCCGAAATCGCCCTCACGTCGCGCACTTTTGGGCGGGATGGGCGTTGGGTTCGGGATGGCTCTCGCGGGCTGTGCTACGCCTACGAGCAGGGAAATTGATGACGACGGTGATGCCAACGACCAGTCTCGAGCCGTCGATACCGAGGCGGAAGACCGGATCGACGCCCTCGAGGCGGAGCTCGCTGCGGTCACCGCGGAAAACGACGCACTCAAACAGCAGGTGTCTGATCTCGAGAACGACCTCGAACGCTCGCGGCAACGTCTCGAAGCCGCTAATCTCTGGGGATTCGATCAAGCAACGATCGAAGCGCTCCAGCAGATCGCGGACGAATGGAAAGAATCGGTCGTCGTTATAGACGCGATCACCGACGACGGTCTCTGGAGCGTCGGAACCGGCTGGGTGTACGACGATGGCGTGATCGCAACGAATGCCCACGTGGTCGAGCCGCAACGGCTGCCAGACGACCACTCGATAACCCGCTATCACGTCTGGGATTACGAGGGGAACCGATCGACAGGCGACCTGCTCGGGTACACGTACGGAGGAGACGAGATCTTCGACGACCGGGAGGACATTGGCTTTCTCGAGGTCGCTGGCTCGATCACGGCAGGGAGGCGGATGAAGTACGGGATCTCGCGAGAGCTCGGCCCGGACGAACCGCTCGTTCAGATCGGCCATCCGTACAGCCTCGAGTTCTGGACAGCCGCTGGAGGGCCCTTCATCGCCCACGAAGAACCGTTTTTCACGTCGAATATTCCGGGTCAACCGGGCGTCAGCGGCGCTCCCGTCCTCGACCTCGACGGCGACGTTATCGGAATGACCTGGGGCGGCCGATACACGCGACGACAGCATCGACAGATTGGCGACGCCCCGCAGTCGGGGGACAGAAACGTGCTTACGGCGTTCGAAAAAGCGGTAAACGGAGCCCACTCCTATATGCGCCGAATTCACACGGCAGCCGATACGCTCGTTTGA
- a CDS encoding CBS domain-containing protein, whose translation MDDIFVARLMTSDLVTVTPDTLVEDAGQKLLEHGISSLVVVDEDGHLEGILTTTDFVTIVAESFPKAETTVSRYMTTDVVTASPQQPIVDVADAMLERGIHHMPVTDDDGSVVGIVTTTDLASYLTTLRASV comes from the coding sequence ATGGACGATATTTTCGTCGCACGCCTGATGACTTCCGATCTCGTGACCGTCACGCCAGATACGCTCGTCGAAGACGCCGGACAAAAACTGCTCGAGCACGGCATTAGCTCGCTCGTCGTCGTCGACGAGGACGGACACCTCGAGGGGATCCTGACGACGACCGACTTCGTGACCATCGTCGCCGAAAGCTTCCCGAAGGCCGAGACGACCGTCTCCCGGTACATGACGACCGACGTCGTCACCGCCTCGCCCCAGCAACCGATCGTCGATGTGGCCGACGCGATGCTCGAGCGGGGGATTCACCACATGCCCGTCACCGACGACGATGGCAGCGTCGTCGGCATCGTGACGACGACCGATCTGGCGAGCTATCTGACGACGCTCCGGGCGTCTGTGTAA